Proteins found in one Asterias amurensis chromosome 13, ASM3211899v1 genomic segment:
- the LOC139946461 gene encoding uncharacterized protein gives MVVIVCLLALLSATVVASSCPSNTSQQRVVGTHQFYPVENHILSGAAYSNKAARSYLTCAIFCLQDGFCKSFNFCTGSKLCSLNSAAHSMDALPLKPSDGCFYFDETMQEVGSNAPCATYRKAAGSTTAIYDGQFPERIHLSILTDGMVRVTASHTGGNQYIEFQTSPDETRIWDRPSKYDDRLKLNEGINLDGSSRYWIAFNNSQISVGTYGTEDPLMMFTSNDTSPEETLQYTRISVYNYANSTWNLYGIC, from the exons atGGTAGTTATTGTTTGTCTGTTGGCGTTACTAAGTGCTACGGTTGTTGCTTCTTCATGTCCATCAAATACGAGTCAACAACGTGTAGTTGGAACGCACCAGTTTTACCCAGTCGAAAATCACATCTTGAGCGGTGCGGCTTACAGCAACAAGGCGGCTCGCTCCTACTTGACGTGTGCAATTTTCTGTTTGCAAGACGGCTTCTGCAAGTCGTTTAATTTCTGCACGGGCAGCAAGTTATGCAGTCTCAACTCGGCAGCACATTCTATGGATGCACTCCCACTAAAACCATCTGATGGATGTTTCTACTTTGACGAAACAATGCAAGAAG TTGGCAGCAATGCTCCATGTGCAACATACAGGAAAGCAGCAGGTAGCACAACTGCTATCTATGACGGTCAATTCCCAGAGCGAATTCATCTCTCTATTTTAACCGATGGCATGGTACGCGTGACTGCCAGCCATACGGGTGGAAATCAATACATTG agtttcAAACCTCACCGGACGAAACCCGTATCTGGGACCGGCCTTCAAAATATGACGACAGATTAAAGCTCAACGAAGGCATCAACTTGGATGGATCGTCTCGCTACTGGATAGCTTTCAATAACAGCCAGATATCAGTCGGCACGTATGGCACTGAAGATCCACTGATGATGTTCACGAGTAACGATACTTCTCCTGAAGAAACTTTGCAGTACACTCGAATCAGTGTATACAATTATGCAAATTCTACTTGGAATTTGTATGGAATATGCTGA